The sequence TTTCAGGTCTATCAAGGCAAATTCTTAAAGCTCTCCATCCAAGGAAAGGATTTTCTTCTTTAGGAAGCTCCATATAAGAAAGATTTTTATCCCCACCTATATCCATTGTTCTAATAGTTACAGGTTTTCCTTCTAAAGCAGAAGCAACTTCTTTGTATGCTTCAAATTGTTCTTCTTCTGTTGGGAAAGAATCATTATTCATAAATAAAAATTCAGTTCTATAAAGTCCAATTCCTTGAGCTCCATTTTTAAGTAATCCAGGTACATCTTTAGGAGATCCTATATTAGCCCAAGCTCCAACTTTAATTCCATCTTTAGAAATTGCATCCTTATCTTTTAATTGTTTTAAAAGTTCTTTTTCTTTTAAAAATTCTTTTTGTTTTTCAGTATATATTTTAGTTTCATCTTCTGTAGGGTCAATTATAACGATTCCTTCTAAAGCATCAACAATAATAGGAGTACCTACTTTACAGTCTGAACAAATAGATCCAGTACCAACAACAGCAGGTAATTCTAGAGATCTAGCCATTATAGAAGAATGTGCTGTTTTTCCTCCAATTTCAGTAACAAAAGCAATAACGTTATCTAAATCAAGTTGAGCAGTATCTGATGGTGTAAGGTCTTTAGTTATAACTACAGAATCCTTAGGTAAAGTAGATAAATCAATTATTTCAGTTCCTGTAACATTAAATAACCATCTTTTTCCAATATCTCTTAAATCTGCAGCTCTTTCTCTTAAATATGGATCTTCTAGGTTGCTTAACATTTCACAATAACCTTCAATTCCTTGTTCTAAAGCATTTTCTGCAGAAATATTATCATCTTCAATTAACTCAATAACTTCATCAAAAAGATCCTCATCTTCTAATAATGTAATATGTCCGTCAAATATTGCTGCTTTATCTTCACCTAATTTTTTAGCAGTTTTTTCTCTTATTAAAAGTAATTGTTCTTTAGAAGTATTTCTTCCATTTAATAATTTTGCTTTTTCAGCTTCAATATCTTCAATAGAGTTTTTATTGATAACTAACTCATTTTCAAGATATAAAAATATTTTTCCTATTGAAACCCCAGGAGAAGCTGGAATTCCTTTTATAAGTTTACTCATTTTATAAATACCGTCCTTTGAAATAGAATAAAAAAAGAGGGGAAACCCAAATCCCCTCTCACTTAAATTAGTCTTTTAAATTAGCAAGAAGTTCAGCTAATTTTTCAACAGCTTCTTGTTCATCTGAACCATCAGCATAAACAGTTACTTTAGTTCCTTTTTTAATACCAAGAGAAAGAAGTTTTAATAAAGAAGTTCCTTTTACTTTTTTCCCAGTTTCATTTTCAATTTGTACAGTTGAATCAAAAGTTTTAGCCAAACTAACAAATTCATTTCCAGGTCTAGTATGAAGACCAGTTTCGTTTGTAATCTCAATAGTTTTACTACATGCCATATTTTTCACCTTCCTAAAAAAATATTAAATTATTACCCATTATATTTATAAATAAATCTCTTTAAACAGTACTAATAGCATATATTATTTTTAAAAGTTTGTCAATAAAATAAAAATAGTATAATTTTGAAAGAACTAAAAGTCACCGATGAACGCTCAAAAAAAGCACAGATTTAATTATTTTTTAAAGTTTGCTCTTCTTTCTTTTATAGATAAATATTTTTTTCTTAGTCTAACAAAATTAGGTGTTACTTCAACATATTCGTCGTCAGTGATATAATCTAAAGCTTGTTCTAAGCTTAAAATTCTAGGTGGAGCTAGTTTAACAGCATCATCACTTCCAGCAGCTCTTGTATTAGTAAGTTTTTTAGTTTTACATGCATTAACAACTAAATCATTTTCTTTACTATGTTCTCCAATAACCATTCCAGCATAAATTTCTACACCAGGAGCAATAAATAATTCTCCTCTTTCTTGAATTGCATTTAATGCATAAGCAATAGAAGTTCCAGATTCAGTTGCAATTAATACACCTTTTTTTCTTCCATTAATAGGTCCTTTGAATGGTTCGAAGTCATAGAAAGAATGATTCATTATTCCAGATCCTTTAGTATCAGTTAAAAATTCATTTCTATATCCAATAATTCCTCTTGCAGGAATTTTAAATTCTAAACGAGTATATCCATCTTGTCCAGGAGTCATACTTACAAGTTCACCTTTTCTAGAACCTAATTTTTCAATAACTACTCCTGTAAATGCTTCATCAATATCTATAACAGCTAATTCTATTGGCTCATGTTTTTTACCATTAATTTCTTTAAAGATAACTTTAGGCTTAGAAACTTGAATTTCATAACCTTCTCTTCTCATATTTTCTAAAAGAATAGATAATTGAAGTTCTCCTCTACCTTTTACAATAAATGAATCAGGAGAATCAGTAGTCTCAACTCTAATACTTACATTATTTTGTAATTCTTTTTGAAGTCTATCCCAAATATTTCTAGAAGTTATATATTTACCATCTTTTCCTGCGAAAGGAGAGTTATTTACCATAAAAGTCATAGATAGAGTAGGCTCATCTATATCAATAAGAGGTAAAGCTACAGGATTTAAAGCATCAGCAATAGTTTCTCCTATATCAAGATTAGAAAGACCAGCAATGGAAATAATTTCTCCAGCTACAGCTTCTTCAACTTCAACTTTTTTAAGCCCTTCATAACCATAAATTACAGAAACTTTTCCTTTAACTTTAGTTCCATCTCTTTTAATAAGTATTATTTCTTGATTTCTTTTAACTTTTCCGTTGTGAATTTTTCCAACAGCTAATTGTCCAACATAGTTATCATACTCAATGTTAGTAACTAAAAATTGTAAAGGAGCGTTAATATCTCCATCAGGATCATCAACATTTTTTAAAATAGATTCAAATAGAGGTTTCATGTCTACTTCTTCATCTTCTACTTCATTTTTAGCAAATCCACCTTTTCCAGATGCATAAAGAACTGGGAATTCAAGTTGGTAGTCATTAGCATTTAATTCAATAAATAAGTCATAAACCATATATAGAACTTCTTCAGGTCTAGCATTAGGTTTGTCTATTTTATTAACTACAACAATTGGTCTGTGACCTTGTTCTAAAGCTTTCTTTAAAACATATTTAGTTTGAGGCATAGGTCCTTCAAATGCATCAACTAATAAAATAACAGAATCAACCATTTTCATAATTCTTTGTACTTCTCCACCAAAATCAGCATGGCCTGGAGTATCAACTATATTTATTTTATAGTCATTATACTTTACAGAGGCATTCTTAGAAAAGATTGTAATTCCTCTTTCACGTTCAATGTCATTAGAGTCCATAACTCTTTCGTTAACTTTTTCAAGCTCGTGACTTCCAAATACTCCAGCTTGTTTTAACATACAGTCAACAAGAGTAGTTTTACCATGGTCAACATGGGCAATAATTGCAATGTTTTTAATTTTCATAAATTTCCTTCCTTGTAATATTTAATTAATAATATTTATACGCTTTTAATCTTTCTGAAACAACATGGGCAAGTCCCAAAAAATAATTTGTTTCAGAGTCATATACTCTATAGAACCCATTTTTTAAATTAGGGGTAACTAAAGTATTTCCATTTAAAAATAATGTTTTATTTTTTTCTCCTGTAATAGAAAAATTAGGATAATCAAAATATGATTCTATATCATATAGAAAAGAAAAATCATTATTTTCTTTTAATTGTTGAATTTTTTCCAAAGAAAAACTATTTTCAACAGTTTCTTTTCCAACTTTTGTTCTAACTAAAGAAGTCATAGTTGCAAAAGTTTTTAAATCTTCTCCTATATCATAAATAAGAGAACGAATATAAGTTCCCTTGGAAACAACACATTTAATTTTTACTTTTTTTCCATCGAATTCTAATAGTTCTAAAGAAAATATAGAAATGTCTCTAGCTTTTCTTTCAATAGTCTCTCCTTTACGAGCAAGCTCATAAAGTTTTTTCCCATTTACTTTAATAGCAGAATACATTGGAGGAACTTGTTTTATATCTCCAATATAATTTTTTAAAACATTTTCTAATTGTTCTTGTGTAATAGAAAAATCATCAACCCTATTCAAGATTTTTCCTTCAGTATCATAGGTATCAGTTTTATATCCTAAATCAAATTCAGCTATATATTCTTTTTCTTTCTTTTCAATATCTTGTACTAGTTTAGTAGCTTTTCCAACGCATACAATAAGAACCCCTGTAGCAAGTGGATCTAAAGTTCCAGTATGTCCTATCTTTCTAATAGATAATATTTTACGAAGTTTTCTGATAACATCAAAGGATGTAATTCCTTGAGGTTTGTTAATATTTATAATTCCATTCAAAAAAAATCAACTCCATTTTTCAAGTTACAGATGATTATACCATAAAATCAAGCATAATAAAATAAAAATAGAGAATTTATTCTCTATTTTTAAGTTAATGTGTAGTTTATTTTATTAATGTTTTATTTTTGGGGGATGATATCTGTTAGCAGGATTCCATAAAAGATATTGATTAATTCCCAAATCTTTTAAAGCATCAACTTGCAACTGAACTTCCTTATGTCCGTAAGGAATGTATCCTTTAACCCATTTTGCAGTAAAATCTTGAATCCAAGGTCTTATATAAGCAGGATTATTAATATTGTTGTTTCTATTAATTGAGTCTAATGTACAATGATAAATTATTTTATAAGGATTAGCATCAGGAATCTGAACTCCATAAGAATATCTAGCATAATGGCTAGGGTACATCATAGGAGAAAGATAATCAGTGTATCCACTCATTCCTTCCCAGTATTGTCCAAGTCCCATATCATCTTTAAATGTACCTATTTGTCCGTAAATGTCAGCACTTAAATAAATTCCAATTTTAGAAAGCTCAGTTTTAGAATATTTAAGATATCGTTGTATAGTAACAGGTTTTCCTTCATTTTTTTTGTTAGGATAAATGACTTTTTTATCAAGTCTTCCTCCATTAGATGCAGGGAATCTAACATAATCAAATTGAATTTCATTAAATCCAACTTTAGCAGCTTCTTTTGCTACAGCTACATTATATTTCCACATATTTTCGTCATAAGGAGAGATCCAAACTATTTTATCACTATTAGTGTAAGGAGTATTATCTTTACGTTTTCTAATAACTTTTTCAGGATGTGCCTTTCCATAAGAAGGATCTTTAAAAGAAACTATTCTAGCTATAGTATAAATATTATTATCCTTTAGTTTTTTCATAACTTTAGTGATATCTTTAACATAATAACGATCTAAAGCGTAAGGATTATATTCTAGAAGAGATTCATTCATTTTCCATGATAAATGTCCAAAATCATTTTTAACATCAATAACAAAAGCATTTATTTCAGTTTCATTTGCTAATTTTATTAGAGAATCTAACTTTCTCGTAGATGCAAAAGAGTTAAAACTAACATAAATTCCTTTTACATCAATTTTTTTATTAGATTTATAAATTTCTTTTTCAGGAAAATCTTTATATTCTATATTTTTCCAGTTTTCAGGAAGAAGACTTGTATAATTAGGAGTTAAGTATTTAGTTTTAACCCATCCAATTTTAGTTTTTAAATTATGGTTATACTTAACTTTTGTCCATAATTCGGTAGTCACAGTTTTTTTTATAATTTCCTTATTATCTTTTATAATTTTTTTAGTATTAATAATTTCAACTTTTTTATCTCCTAAGACTTCTAATCTAGTTTTAGATGAAATTTTTCCAATTGATTTTTTATCATTTAGAGAATTCACTAAATTAATATTAGAACCAGTGGTATATAGATAGTATTTTTTTCCAAATATAGATGTAGAAAATAAAACTAATAAAGACAAAACAAACAAAAATTTAAAATTTTTTTTCAAAGTAACCCTCCGTAAAATAAAATGATATTCTTAGATTATATCATAAATAAATATTTTTAATAGAGATTTTATGATAAAATATAAAGTAGAAACTCATAAAAATAATAAAAAGGAGAAAAGATGTTAAAAAAGATAGTTATTATTATGACGCTAATTTTAAGTGCTACTTGTTTTTCAAAAAATACAAGTAATTCAAAAAAATTAATAGTAAAAAAATTAGATAATGGTATGACTTATTATTTTTATAAAAATAGTAAGCCTAAAAATAGAGCTTCAGTTAATGTGATTGTAAATGCAGGTTCTTTGCAAGAAGAAGAAAATCAATTGGGGTTAGCTCATTTTTTAGAGCATATGTGTTTTAATGGCACTGAAAATTATAAAAAAAATAGTATAATTAAATATTTTGAATC comes from Fusobacterium sp. JB019 and encodes:
- a CDS encoding putative glycoside hydrolase, which codes for MKKNFKFLFVLSLLVLFSTSIFGKKYYLYTTGSNINLVNSLNDKKSIGKISSKTRLEVLGDKKVEIINTKKIIKDNKEIIKKTVTTELWTKVKYNHNLKTKIGWVKTKYLTPNYTSLLPENWKNIEYKDFPEKEIYKSNKKIDVKGIYVSFNSFASTRKLDSLIKLANETEINAFVIDVKNDFGHLSWKMNESLLEYNPYALDRYYVKDITKVMKKLKDNNIYTIARIVSFKDPSYGKAHPEKVIRKRKDNTPYTNSDKIVWISPYDENMWKYNVAVAKEAAKVGFNEIQFDYVRFPASNGGRLDKKVIYPNKKNEGKPVTIQRYLKYSKTELSKIGIYLSADIYGQIGTFKDDMGLGQYWEGMSGYTDYLSPMMYPSHYARYSYGVQIPDANPYKIIYHCTLDSINRNNNINNPAYIRPWIQDFTAKWVKGYIPYGHKEVQLQVDALKDLGINQYLLWNPANRYHPPKIKH
- a CDS encoding HPr family phosphocarrier protein, yielding MACSKTIEITNETGLHTRPGNEFVSLAKTFDSTVQIENETGKKVKGTSLLKLLSLGIKKGTKVTVYADGSDEQEAVEKLAELLANLKD
- the typA gene encoding translational GTPase TypA, with protein sequence MKIKNIAIIAHVDHGKTTLVDCMLKQAGVFGSHELEKVNERVMDSNDIERERGITIFSKNASVKYNDYKINIVDTPGHADFGGEVQRIMKMVDSVILLVDAFEGPMPQTKYVLKKALEQGHRPIVVVNKIDKPNARPEEVLYMVYDLFIELNANDYQLEFPVLYASGKGGFAKNEVEDEEVDMKPLFESILKNVDDPDGDINAPLQFLVTNIEYDNYVGQLAVGKIHNGKVKRNQEIILIKRDGTKVKGKVSVIYGYEGLKKVEVEEAVAGEIISIAGLSNLDIGETIADALNPVALPLIDIDEPTLSMTFMVNNSPFAGKDGKYITSRNIWDRLQKELQNNVSIRVETTDSPDSFIVKGRGELQLSILLENMRREGYEIQVSKPKVIFKEINGKKHEPIELAVIDIDEAFTGVVIEKLGSRKGELVSMTPGQDGYTRLEFKIPARGIIGYRNEFLTDTKGSGIMNHSFYDFEPFKGPINGRKKGVLIATESGTSIAYALNAIQERGELFIAPGVEIYAGMVIGEHSKENDLVVNACKTKKLTNTRAAGSDDAVKLAPPRILSLEQALDYITDDEYVEVTPNFVRLRKKYLSIKERRANFKK
- the ptsP gene encoding phosphoenolpyruvate--protein phosphotransferase, encoding MSKLIKGIPASPGVSIGKIFLYLENELVINKNSIEDIEAEKAKLLNGRNTSKEQLLLIREKTAKKLGEDKAAIFDGHITLLEDEDLFDEVIELIEDDNISAENALEQGIEGYCEMLSNLEDPYLRERAADLRDIGKRWLFNVTGTEIIDLSTLPKDSVVITKDLTPSDTAQLDLDNVIAFVTEIGGKTAHSSIMARSLELPAVVGTGSICSDCKVGTPIIVDALEGIVIIDPTEDETKIYTEKQKEFLKEKELLKQLKDKDAISKDGIKVGAWANIGSPKDVPGLLKNGAQGIGLYRTEFLFMNNDSFPTEEEQFEAYKEVASALEGKPVTIRTMDIGGDKNLSYMELPKEENPFLGWRALRICLDRPEILKTQFRALLRASAFGYIKIMLPMIISLTEVRKSRALLEECKEELRKEGIAFDENIQLGIMVETPAVCLRAASFAKECDFFSIGTNDLTQYTLAVDRGNEKISALYNSYNPAVLQAIKYAIEGAHSGNISISMCGEFAGDENATAILFGMGLDSFSMSAISVPRIKKNIMSLDKKSCEELVDRVLAMATPEEILEEIGKFNELHYGK
- the truB gene encoding tRNA pseudouridine(55) synthase TruB; this encodes MNGIININKPQGITSFDVIRKLRKILSIRKIGHTGTLDPLATGVLIVCVGKATKLVQDIEKKEKEYIAEFDLGYKTDTYDTEGKILNRVDDFSITQEQLENVLKNYIGDIKQVPPMYSAIKVNGKKLYELARKGETIERKARDISIFSLELLEFDGKKVKIKCVVSKGTYIRSLIYDIGEDLKTFATMTSLVRTKVGKETVENSFSLEKIQQLKENNDFSFLYDIESYFDYPNFSITGEKNKTLFLNGNTLVTPNLKNGFYRVYDSETNYFLGLAHVVSERLKAYKYY